The Pseudomonas saponiphila DNA window GATGCCCTGCACGACGCGCAGTGGGGCGCAGGCGCCGACCTGACCACCATTGACGGCGTGCGAGTCGACTATGCCAAGGGCTGGGGCCTGGTTCGCGCCTCCAACACCACCCCTGTGCTGGTGCTGCGCTTCGAGGCTGATGACGAAGCCGAGCTGCAGCGGATTAAGGACGTGTTCCACGTCCAGCTGAAACGTGTTGCACCTGATCTCCAACTACCGTTTTGACTGTTTGAAGCACCGGAGCCCTGAATGACCATCGAACGCGATGCCGCCGCCAATACCGCCAAGGTCCTATCCGAAGCGCTGCCTTACATTCGCCGCTATGTCGGCAAGACCCTGGTGATCAAGTACGGCGGCAACGCTATGGAAAGCGAGGAGCTGAAAACCGGCTTCGCCCGCGACATCGTGCTGATGAAGGCTGTCGGGATCAACCCGGTGGTGGTGCACGGCGGCGGTCCGCAGATTGGCGACCTGCTCAAGCGCCTGTCGATTGAAAGCCACTTCGTCGACGGCATGCGCGTGACCGACGCGCAAACCATGGACGTGGTGGAGATGGTCCTGGGTGGCCAGGTCAACAAGGACATCGTCAACCTGATCAACCGCCACGGCGGCAGCGCCATCGGCCTGACCGGCAAAGATGCCGAACTGATCCGGGCGAAGAAGCTCACCGTGACCCGCCAGACACCGGAAATGACCACCCCGGAAATCATTGATATCGGCCATGTGGGCGAAGTGGTCGGGATCAACACCGACCTGCTGAACCTGCTGGTCAAGGGTGATTTCATCCCGGTGATCGCGCCGATTGGTGTTGGCGCCAATGGCGAGTCCTACAACATCAACGCCGACCTGGTGGCCGGCAAGGTGGCCGAAGCGCTGAAAGCCGAGAAGCTGATGCTGCTGACCAACATCGCCGGCCTGATGGACAAGTCGGGCAAGGTCTTGACTGGCCTGAGCACCCAGCAAGTCGACGAACTGATCGCCGACGGCACCATCTACGGCGGCATGTTGCCGAAAATCCGCTGCGCCCTGGAAGCGGTGCAGGGCGGCGTCGGCAGCTCGCTGATCATCGACGGTCGCGTGCCTAACGCGATTCTGCTGGAGATCTTCACCGATACCGGCGTCGGCACCCTGATCAGCAATCGCAAACGCCCTTAAGCGCCAGCGAAAAAAAAGCCCCCGCCCGGAATACCGGGCGGGGGCTTTTTTGTCGACGCTATCTCTGCAGGAGCCGGCTCCTACAGGTCAGATGCCGTATTGCGCGCGGTAGGCTTCCACTGCGGGCAGATGCTGCTTGAGCGCTGGGTCGTCTGCCAGGAACTGGAGGACCTGGGTCAGGGAAACGATGCTCACCACGGGAATACCGAAGTCACGCTCGACTTCCTGGATCGCCGACAGTTCTCCGTTGCCGCGTTCCTGGCGGTTCAAGGCGATCAACACGCCCGCCGCCTTGGCACCATCCTGAGATTCGATGATCTGCATCACCTCGCGAATAGCGGTGCCTGCGGTGATCACGTCATCAATGATCAGCACATCGCCGGTCAATGGCGCGCCTACCAGGCTGCCACCTTCGCCATGCGCCTTGGCTTCCTTGCGGTTGAAGCACCAAGGCAGATCGCGCTGATGATGCTCAGCCAGAGCAACGGCCGTAGCCGCCGCCAGAGGAATGCCTTTATACGCCGGGCCAAACAGCACATCGAAGGGAATGCCGCTTTCGACGATCGCCGCGGCGTAGAAACGCCCCAGCTGGGCCAGGGCCGAACCGCTGTTGAACAGGCCGGCATTGAAGAAGTAAGGGCTGGTACGCCCGGACTTCAGGGTGAACTCACCGAAGCGCAAAACCCCGCGATCGATGGCAAAACGAATGAAATCGCGCTGATACGCCTGCATGAAAAAACCCCAGATACCACGGATTTAGCTAATTAGGTAGAGCTCGGGTATCATACACGCACGTGATTTTTGGGGCCATTTATGCGGATCATCAGTGTGAACGTCAATGGTATTCAGGCTGCAGTGGAGCGTGGTTTGCTCAGTTGGCTGCAGGCACAGAATGCCGACGTCATCTGCCTGCAGGACACCCGCGCCTCTGCCTTTGAACTGGATGACCCAGCCTTCCAACTGGATGGCTACTTCCTTTATGCCTGCGATGCTGAAGTCCCCGCCCAAGGCGGCGTGGCTTTGTATTCGCGGTTGCAGCCGAAGGCGGTCATCAGCGGCCTCGGCTTCGAGACAGCCGATCGTTACGGGCGCTACCTGCAAGCCGATTTCGACAAGGTCAGCATCGCGACCTTGCTGCTTCCATCAGGGCAGAACGGCGATGAAGACTTGAACCAGAAGTTCAAGCTAATGGACGACTTCGCCCGTTATCTGGATAAGCAGCGGCGCAAACGTCGCGAGTACATCTATTGTGGCTCGCTGTACGTGGCGCAACAAAAGCTGGATATCAAGAACTGGCGTGACAGCCAGCAATCTCCGGGTTTCCTGGCACCCGAGCGTGCCTGGATGGACGAGATCATTGGCAACATGGGCTATGTCGACGCACTGCGCGAAGTCAGCCGCGAAGGCGATCAGTACAGCTGGTGGCCGGACAACGAACAGGCCGAGATGCTCAACCTGGGCTGGCGCTTTGACTACCAGCTGCTGACTCCCGGCCTGCGCCGCTTTGTCCGTAGCGCTCGCCTGCCGCGTCAGCCGCGCTTCTCGCAGCACGCACCACTGATTGTGGACTATGACTGGACGCTGACCATCTAAGCGTCTTTTCAGAGCCACAAAAAAGCCGACAGCGATGTCGGCTTTTTTGTGCGTGCTCGATCTACTTGATCAGACGCCAGGTGAAAGGATACCGATACGGCACACCCTCACCCGCCTTGACCCCACCGATGATGGTCAGCACCAAGGCGCCAATCGCCAGCAGGCCGAACATAAAGAAACCGATCACCACGATCATCAACAGGAAGCAGACTGCTGACGCAATGGCAACCGTCAGCTGGAAGTTCAGCGCTTCCTTGCCCTGGGCATCGATAAAGGGATCCGTTTCGCGCTTCATCTGCCAGAGAATCAGCGGCCCGATCAGCGTACCGAAGGGAACCCAGATCCCCAGCAAGGCGGACAGGTGACAAAACATCGCCCATTGCCGGACTTCATGGCTCGGCGCAGGTTGTGGCAGTTGCTCATCACTCATGCTGCTCTCCTTGCTGAAGACCGGCGCCCATCAATCGGCGAGCGCCGCCTGCTGCAGTTGGAAAATCTCGTTCATGCCTTGCTGGGCCAGAGCCAGCATCGCATTCAGTTCGGTCGGCTGGAACGGCGCGCCCTCGGCAGTGCCCTGCACTTCGATGAAACCACCGGTGCTGGTCATGACGACATTGAGGTCGGTTTCGGCAGCCGAGTCTTCCAGGTAATCCAGGTCCAGGACCGGCTCACCCTGGTACATACCCACCGATACTGCGGCAATCATCTGCTTCAGTGGGTCGCCGCCTTTCAGACCGCCGCGCTTCTTGATCACTTTCAAGGCGTCGACCAGAGCCACCATCGCGCCAGTGATCGATGCGGTACGGGTACCGCCATCAGCCTGGATCACATCGCAATCGACATACAGGGTAATGTCGCCCAGCTTGGACATGTCCAGTGCGGCGCGCAGGGAGCGACCGATCAGGCGCTGGATTTCCAGGGTGCGGCCGCCTTGCTTGCCACGGCTGGCTTCACGCTGGTTACGCTCACCGGTGGACCGCGGCAGCATGCCGTATTCGGCCGTCAGCCAGCCCTGCCCCTGGCCCTTGAGGAAGCGTGGCACGCCATTCTCGACACTGACCGTGCAGATCACTTTGGTATCACCGAACTCGACCAGTACGGATCCCTCGGCGTGTTTGGTGTAGTTGCGGGTAATGCGGATCGAGCGGAGCTGATCGGCAGCGCGACCACTTGGACGTTTCATAGGGGAATACCTGTACGAGGACGGAAAACTGCCGGGCATTATAAAGCCCGCAACCGCGCCAGGGCACGCCTAAAAAGGCCAAAGGCGCATTTGTGCGTCAGATTGATCCTGTTGCGACGACCTGCGGCCCATTGCCTGCAGCAGGGTTTGGGGCGCCTGCCGCACTGCGCTACAATCCTGCGCCTTCGCCGCCTACCGGCTTTAATTTATCTATCAGGCCTGCTCAGCCCGCTTGCGGTTGGCGTTGGCACTGAATCGGAGGTACCTCCATGGTGCATAGCATGACCGCCTTCGCACGGGTCGAACAGGCCGGAACCCGGGGCACGCTGAGCTGGGAGTTGCGCTCGGTCAACAGCCGTTACCTGGAGCCGCACCTGCGGTTGCCGGAAGCCTTCCGCGACCTCGAAGGTGTAATCCGCGAAGCACTGCGCCAGGGTTTGTCCCGAGGCAAAGTCGAATGCACCCTGCGCTTCACCGAGGAAACCACCGGCAAGCCATTGCAGGTCGACCGTGAGCGGGCAGCACAGCTGGTCGCAGCGGCCGAGACGGTTGCCAGCCTGATCAAGCAGCCGGCAGCCCTGAACCCACTGGAAGTCCTGGCCTGGCCTGGCGTGCTGGTGGCCGACGCCAGTGATCCGCAAGCCTTGAACAGCGATGCCCTGGCCCTGTTCAACCAGGGCCTGAAGGAATTGAAGAGCGGTCGCGAACGCGAGGGGGCCGAGCTGGCCCGCCTGATCAACGAGCGCCTGTCCTCCATAGAGGAAGATGTCGCGACACTGCGCGAGCTGGTTCCGCAGATGCTCGCGACCCAGCGCCAGAAAGTCCTCGACCGTTTCGCCGACATGCAGGTCGAGCTGGACCCGACCCGTCTCGAGCAAGAGATGGTCCTGCTGGCACAGAAAAGCGACGTCGCCGAAGAACTGGATCGCCTGAGCACCCACATCATCGAAGTACGTCGCGTGCTCAAGTCCGGCGGCGCTGCCGGGCGGCGCCTGGACTTCCTGATGCAGGAGCTCAACCGCGAAGCCAACACCCTGGGCTCCAAGGCCTTCGACCCGCGCAGCACTCAGGCTGCGGTCAACCTCAAGGTGTTGATCGAGCAGATGCGCGAACAAGTGCAGAACATTGAGTAAGGCAACTGACATGACCCACAGCACCGGCACCCTGTACATCATTTCCGCCCCATCGGGCGCAGGCAAAAGCAGCCTGGTCAAGGCTCTGACCGACGCCAACCCGGAGATCCGCGTCTCGATCTCCCACACCACCCGCGCCATGCGCCCGGGTGAAGTGAATGGCGTGAACTATCACTTCGTCGAACGCAGCGAGTTCGTGAAGATGATCGAGCACGGCGACTTTCTGGAGCGCGCCGAAGTCTTCGGCAATCTCTATGGCACCTCGCAAAGCCACCTGCAGCAAACCCTGGACGAAGGCCACGACCTGATCCTGGAAATCGACTGGCAAGGCGCCGAGCAGGTGCGCAAGCTGATGCCACAGGCGCGTTCGATCTTCATCCTGCCGCCGTCCTTGCAGGCCTTGCACCAGCGCCTGACCAACCGCGGACAAGACAGCGACGAGATCATTGATGGACGGATGCGTGAAGCCGTCAGCGAAATGAGCCACTACGTCGACTACGACTACCTGATCATCAACGACGATTTCGCTCACGCGCTGGACGATCTGAAGGCCATTTTCCGCTCCAATCAACTGCAACAGAAACGCCAGCAGCAGCGTTTCGGCAAATTGCTGGCTGAACTGCTGGGCTAAAACAGCACTTCCCAAAACCGCTGCAAGCGCTTTACATTGGCACTTGCAGCGCGTTGAAGAGCTTGGTCAAAAAATCAGCGCTTCCCTAAACGCTGGTGATTTTTTAAACTGTTGAGTCCGCTCGCCCATCCGGGCAGCGCGCATATTGCATTTGCTACGAGGAAGACCATGGCCCGCGTAACCGTTGAAGACTGTCTAGAACACGTGGATAACCGCTTTGAGCTGGTCATGCTCTCTACCAAGCGTGCCCGTCAACTGGCAACCGGCGGCAAAGAGCCGAAAGTGGCATGGGAAAACGACAAGCCTACCGTTGTCGCCCTGCGCGAAATCGCTGAAGGCCTGATCGACTATGCAGCCATCGCCGAAGCCGAAATCGTTGAAGACGAGCCGCTTTTTGCTGCTTTCGAGGACGAGTCCAACGAGGCCGTCTGAGCCTATGCCTGGTCGACGTAGCACGGCGCGGGATCACAGCTTACGGCAGGAGACATCATGCCGAGCATAGACGCCCTCGCCGATCGCTTATCGACCTATCTCGGCACGGACCAGGTCAATCTGGTCCGCCGAGCGTATTTCTACGCCGAACAAGCCCATGACGGCCAGCGCCGTCGCAGCGGCGAGGCGTACGTCACGCACCCACTCGCGGTAGCGAACATTCTTGCCGACATGCACATGGACCATCAGAGCCTGATGGCCGCGATGCTGCATGACGTGATCGAAGACACCGGCATCGCCAAGGAAGCGCTCAGCGCGCAGTTTGGCGAAACCGTGGCCGAACTCGTGGATGGGGTCAGCAAACTGACCCAGATGAACTTCGAGACCAAGGCCGAAGCCCAAGCGGAAAACTTCCAGAAGATGGCCATGGCCATGGCTCGCGATATTCGCGTGATCCTGGTCAAGCTGGCCGACCGCCTGCACAACATGCGCACCCTGGAAGTGCTTTCCGGCGAAAAACGCCGGCGGATCGCCAAGGAAACCCTGGAGATCTACGCCCCCATCGCCAATCGCCTGGGCATGCACAGCATCCGCATCGAATTCGAAGACCTGGGCTTCAAGGCGATGCACCCGATGCGTTCCGCGCGGATCTACCAGGCGGTCAAGCGCGCCCGGGGCAATCGCAAGGAAATCGTCAACAAGATCGAAGAATCCCTCAGCCACTGCCTGGCCATCGACGGCATCCAGGGCGAGGTCAGCGGTCGCCAGAAGCACCTGTACGGTATCTACAAGAAAATGCGCGGCAAACGCCGGGCCTTCAACGAGATCATGGACGTCTACGCGTTCCGCATCATCGTCGACAAGGTAGACACCTGCTATCGGGTACTCGGCGCTGTACACAATCTGTACAAGCCGCTGCCGGGACGCTTCAAGGATTACATCGCCATTCCCAAGGCCAACGGCTATCAGTCGCTGCATACCACACTGTTCGGCATGCACGGAGTACCGATCGAGATCCAGATCCGTACCCGGGAAATGGAAGAAATGGCCAATAACGGCATCGCCGCCCACTGGCTGTACAAATCCAGTGGCGACGAACAGCCCAAAGGCACCCATGCCCGCGCCCGCCAATGGGTCAAGGGCGTGCTGGAAATGCAGCAACGCGCCGGCAACTCCCTGGAATTCATCGAGAGCGTGAAGATCGACCTGTTCCCGGACGAGGTCTACGTGTTCACGCCCAAAGGCCGGATCATGGAGCTGCCGAAGGGCTCCACCGCCGTGGACTTCGCCTACGCGGTGCACACCGATGTGGGCAACAGTTGCATCGCCTGCCGGATCAACCGCCGCCTGGCACCGCTGTCGGAACCCCTGCAAAGCGGCTCCACCGTGGAAATCGTCAGCGCCCCAGGGGCACGCCCAAATCCGGCCTGGCTGAATTTCGTGGTCACCGGCAAGGCCCGTACCCACATCCGCCACGCCCTCAAACTGCAACGTCGCTCCGAGTCCATCAGCCTCGGCGAACGCCTGCTGAACAAGGTACTCAACGGCTTCGACAGCTCCCTGGAAAAAATTCCGGCGGAACGCATTCAGGCAATTCTTCAGGAATACCGCCTGGAACTGATCGAGGACCTGCTGGAAGACATCGGCCTGGGCAATCGCATGGCCTACGTCGTGGCCCGGCGCCTGCTGGGCGAAGGCGAACAGCTGCCAAGCCCGGAAGGCCCGCTGGCGATCCGCGGCACCGAAGGCCTGGTGCTGAGCTATGCCAAATGCTGCACGCCGATCCCTGGCGACCCGATCGTCGGCCACCTGTCCGCCGGCAAAGGGATGGTGGTGCACCTGGACAACTGCCGCAATATCAGCGAAATCCGCCACAACCCGGAAAAATGCATCCAGCTGTCCTGGGCCAAGGATGTCACCGGCGAGTTCAACGTCGAACTGCGCGTCGAGCTGGAACACCAGCGCGGCCTGATTGCGCTGCTGGCCAGCAGCGTCAACGCCGCCGACGGCAACATCGAGAAAATCAGCATGGACGAACGCGATGGTCGCATCAGCGTGGTCCAACTGGTGGTCAGCGTGCACGACCGCGTGCACCTGGCTCGCGTGATCAAGAAACTGCGCGCCCTGACCGGGGTCATCCGCATCACCCGCATGCGCGCGTAGCCCGTCCATTACAAGGAGTCATTCATGACCAAGACCGTTATCACCAGCGAAAAGGCCCCGGCCGCCATTGGCACCTACTCCCAGGCAATCAAGGCGGGCAACACCGTCTACATGTCGGGCCAGATTCCCCTCGATCCAAAAACCATGGAACTGGTGGAAGGCTTCGAAGCCCAGACCGTCCAGGTCTTCGAGAACCTCAAATCGGTAGCCGAGGCCGCTGGCGGTTCGTTCAAGGACATCGTCAAGCTGAACATCTTCCTCACCGACCTGAGCCACTTCGCCAAGGTCAACGAGATCATGGGCAAGTACTTCCAACAGCCTTACCCAGCCCGCGCCGCCATCGGCGTGGCCGCCCTGCCAAAGGGCGCACAGGTTGAAATGGATGCCATTCTGGTCATCGAGTAACACCCGCGGCGCAGCTGTTCAGGCTGCGCCGTTTTCGTTCTGAAAGGATTTCGTCATGCGCCAAGCGCTAGCTGTTTCGCTGCTCGCCGTATTGCTCGGCGGTTGTGCCAGCGACCCCGCCAAAAACGATGTCGGCGGCATCTGGATCAATCAGGTAGCGATCGACGCAGCCTCCAAGGGCGGCCCATTGCGTGAAGCGCTCCAGGCTTACGGCCCGAACCTGGAATGGGAACTCAACACCAAGGCAGGTCAGGCCCGTTACACCAATGGCTTCGAGACCATCGAAGGCAAGATCGTCAACGACGGTTCAAGCACTGCAAAGGTCGAGTTCTACGGCAGCGCCGCTACAGAGCTGAAACGCAACGGCAAGCAATTGCTGCAGGTGGCCAACGACAACGAACCCGAACAGGTATTCGTCCCACCCAAGGACCCGGCACCCGAAGGCGCGCCACTGGGCGCCAACTTCGAGCGCGCGCTGTACTCGGCCTACCTGGGCGGCACGTGGAAAATCGTCAGCGGTCCGGGAATGGGCAACGAAGTCCAGTTCCAGGCCAACGGCGCCGTGCAAGGCCTGCCGGGGGCCGATCGCTACGCCCTGTGCCTGGCCGGCGACTGCGCGTCCATGAGCGGCGGCAACGACAGCATCTGGTTGCAGCTCAACGGCCAGGGCAATTCCTGGATCTTCGTGCGCAAGGACCAGCAGTTGGAGATCTTCCAGGCAGTGAACAGCGCGCTGGCGGATGAAGTGCCATCGCTGATGCCGGGCAACCAGCAATGGCTGCTGCAAAAGCAATGACCCGTCTATAGCCGCTGCCCAAAGCAGCGGCTACGGTCCGATTCAGCCTTGCCCCTGAAGAATCGCCGCATAGCCCTGGCGATAACTCAGATAACGCGGCACCCAGCCCAACGCCCGGGCCCGGGCATTGCTGCAGCGCTTGCTACCGGTGCGGCGCACGCTGGCATCATCCGCCCACTCGGTCACACCCAGGTATTCACGCAGCCAGCCGACCACCTCCGCCAGCGGCGCAGGCGCATCGTCGACGCCTATATAGCAATCATCCAGGGCTGCGCCGCGACGGTCCGCCTCCAGCAGGAAAGCCAACAGGCCCGCCGCATCGTCGGCATGAATGCGATTGCCATACAACGGCGGATCAATCGCCACCCGATACCCGCGACGCACCTGGGTCAGCAGCCATTCACGCCCCGGCCCGTAGATTCCGGTCAGGCGCACCCGCGTTGCAGGCAGCCCACTGTTCAAGGCCACCTGCTCGGCTTCCAGCATCAAACGGCCCGAGTAGCCGCTCGCCAGGGCCGGTGAGTTCTCATCGACCCATTCACCGCCCTTCTGCTCGTAGACACTGCTGCTGGACACGAACAACAGGCGCTTGGGCTGCTGGCCATGCTGCTTGAGCCAGCTCAGCACACGCTGCAGGCCCTCGACATAGGCCGCGCGATACCCCGCCTCGTCATGCTCGGTGGCCGCCGCGCAGTACACCAGATAATCCAGGGGCGCCTGTGGCCAGTCCTTCGGGCACTGCTCGCTGAACAAGTCACCAGCGACGCCAATCACTCCCTGCGGCAGGCGCGATACCGTCCGGCGCAAGCCATAAACCCGCCATTGCTCAGCCAGCAGTTGAGTCGCCAGGCGACTCCCGACATCACCGCAACCGGCGATCAAAACAGAGGGGGAGGACATCAGAAAACTCCTTTCAGAAAGGCCAAGACTAGCCTCGGCTTTGGATGAACGGCTAGAAATCGTGCGGATTTCGGTGAACGTGACCGAGCGTTTCGCTAATACGTGACCGGTGCTTCCACCCCGGTTGCGCGGGTTCTGGATTGTAATCGCATCGGTCACGATGCGGCTTGTTCCTCGGCTTTTTTTCGGCGCAGCGACTCGCCTTTCATCGTCAGTCGGTAGGCGTTGTGCACCAGGCGGTCGAGGATGGCATCGGCCAGGGTCGGGTCGTTGATCCAGCCGTGCCAGTGCTCGATGGGCAGTTGGCTCGTCAGGATGGTGGAGCGGCTGCCAGCGCGGTCGTCGATCACCTCCAGCAGGTCATGCCGGGCTCCTTCCTCCAGCGGGGCTAGCGCCCAGTCGTCCAGCACCAGGACGTCGACCTTTGCCAGCTGTTGCAGGGTACGGCCGAAGCTGCCGTCGCCATGAGCGATGCGCAGTTGTTCCAGCAGGCGCGGGGTGCGCAGGTACAGGGTGCTATAGCCCTGGCGGCAGGCCTGGTTGCCCAGGGCGCAGGCCAGCCAGGTTTTGCCGGCACCGGTCGGGCCGGTCAGCAGCAGGTTGTGCTGCTGGCGGATCCAGTCGCCACTGGCCAGGGTGGCGATCAGACGCTCGTCCAGGGCGCGTCCGGTGCGGCGGTCGAGATCTTCCAGGCAGGCGTTGGCGTACTTGAGCTTGGCCTTCTTGCGCAGCCGTACCAGGCGCTGGTTGTCACGCCAGGCCAGTTCGCGGTCGAGCAGTAGGCCGAGGCGTTCATCGAAGCTCAGGCTGTGGCTGGCCGGCAGCGTCCATTGCTCTTCCAGGGCGCGGGCCATGCCGTCCAGGCGTAGCTGGTGCAGTTGATTCAGGGTGTGTTGCGGCATCATCGAACAGCTCCTGTTGCGGGGGTTGGTAGTAGTCGGCGCCACGGACGTTCTCGTGGTCGCCGGGTAAGGTCGTTTCGGCGGCACGCTGGGGCAGCGGCTGTTGATCCAGGCCTTGCTGGAGCAGGTTGCGCACGCTGCGCCCGGTGAAGGCGCGCAGGTGTACGGCACGTTCGGCAGCGGCTTCCAGGCGTGCATTGCCATAGCGCCGGGCCAGCGAGAGCAGGCCGAGGCAGGCGCGGTAGCCCATCTCCGGGTGCGGCTTGTGGGTCAGTTGGTGATCGATCAGTTGGCGCGTGTAGGGGCCGATCCGCGCGCCCCAGTCGAGCAGGCGTTGTGGCGTCCATTCGCGATGCGCCTGGTGCGCCGCGGGCATGTGCTCGCGCTGGGTACTGTAAGCGCCGCGTCGCCCCAGCAGCAGGTGGCTGGCCACCCGCCGGTTGCCATGCAGCACTTCCAGGGTGTGTGCCGTCAGTCGCACGTCCACGTTCTGCCGGGCCAGGGCGGAGGGCACGCTGTAGAAGCTGCCATTGACCTCGATGTGGTAGTCGATGCTGACCTTGCAGCGCTTGAAGGTGGCGACCTCGTAGGGATGCACCGGCAGCGCTCGCAAGGCCGGGCGATCCAGGCGCTCGAACCAGTCGCGCCGGCAGCCATCGAGCCGCTTGAACGGGCGCCGATTCAGATCCTCCAGCAGCTCGGCGATGGCCTGGTTAAGCGCATGCAGGCTGAAGAACTGCCGATGGCGCAGCCGCGCCATGATCCAGCGCTCGACCACCTGCACCGCCACCTCGGCCTTGGCCTTGTCCTGAGGCTTGCGTGGCCGTGCCGGCAGGATCACCGTCTGGTAATGACGCGCGCACTCCAGCGTGGCCCGGTTCAGGCCCGGCTCGTAGCGATCCGGCTGGGCGACCAGGGCGCGCGGATTGTCCGGCACAACCATTTCCG harbors:
- the argB gene encoding acetylglutamate kinase, producing MTIERDAAANTAKVLSEALPYIRRYVGKTLVIKYGGNAMESEELKTGFARDIVLMKAVGINPVVVHGGGPQIGDLLKRLSIESHFVDGMRVTDAQTMDVVEMVLGGQVNKDIVNLINRHGGSAIGLTGKDAELIRAKKLTVTRQTPEMTTPEIIDIGHVGEVVGINTDLLNLLVKGDFIPVIAPIGVGANGESYNINADLVAGKVAEALKAEKLMLLTNIAGLMDKSGKVLTGLSTQQVDELIADGTIYGGMLPKIRCALEAVQGGVGSSLIIDGRVPNAILLEIFTDTGVGTLISNRKRP
- the pyrE gene encoding orotate phosphoribosyltransferase, which gives rise to MQAYQRDFIRFAIDRGVLRFGEFTLKSGRTSPYFFNAGLFNSGSALAQLGRFYAAAIVESGIPFDVLFGPAYKGIPLAAATAVALAEHHQRDLPWCFNRKEAKAHGEGGSLVGAPLTGDVLIIDDVITAGTAIREVMQIIESQDGAKAAGVLIALNRQERGNGELSAIQEVERDFGIPVVSIVSLTQVLQFLADDPALKQHLPAVEAYRAQYGI
- a CDS encoding exodeoxyribonuclease III, whose amino-acid sequence is MRIISVNVNGIQAAVERGLLSWLQAQNADVICLQDTRASAFELDDPAFQLDGYFLYACDAEVPAQGGVALYSRLQPKAVISGLGFETADRYGRYLQADFDKVSIATLLLPSGQNGDEDLNQKFKLMDDFARYLDKQRRKRREYIYCGSLYVAQQKLDIKNWRDSQQSPGFLAPERAWMDEIIGNMGYVDALREVSREGDQYSWWPDNEQAEMLNLGWRFDYQLLTPGLRRFVRSARLPRQPRFSQHAPLIVDYDWTLTI
- a CDS encoding DUF4870 domain-containing protein; the encoded protein is MSDEQLPQPAPSHEVRQWAMFCHLSALLGIWVPFGTLIGPLILWQMKRETDPFIDAQGKEALNFQLTVAIASAVCFLLMIVVIGFFMFGLLAIGALVLTIIGGVKAGEGVPYRYPFTWRLIK
- the rph gene encoding ribonuclease PH → MKRPSGRAADQLRSIRITRNYTKHAEGSVLVEFGDTKVICTVSVENGVPRFLKGQGQGWLTAEYGMLPRSTGERNQREASRGKQGGRTLEIQRLIGRSLRAALDMSKLGDITLYVDCDVIQADGGTRTASITGAMVALVDALKVIKKRGGLKGGDPLKQMIAAVSVGMYQGEPVLDLDYLEDSAAETDLNVVMTSTGGFIEVQGTAEGAPFQPTELNAMLALAQQGMNEIFQLQQAALAD
- a CDS encoding YicC/YloC family endoribonuclease, which codes for MVHSMTAFARVEQAGTRGTLSWELRSVNSRYLEPHLRLPEAFRDLEGVIREALRQGLSRGKVECTLRFTEETTGKPLQVDRERAAQLVAAAETVASLIKQPAALNPLEVLAWPGVLVADASDPQALNSDALALFNQGLKELKSGREREGAELARLINERLSSIEEDVATLRELVPQMLATQRQKVLDRFADMQVELDPTRLEQEMVLLAQKSDVAEELDRLSTHIIEVRRVLKSGGAAGRRLDFLMQELNREANTLGSKAFDPRSTQAAVNLKVLIEQMREQVQNIE
- the gmk gene encoding guanylate kinase, which encodes MTHSTGTLYIISAPSGAGKSSLVKALTDANPEIRVSISHTTRAMRPGEVNGVNYHFVERSEFVKMIEHGDFLERAEVFGNLYGTSQSHLQQTLDEGHDLILEIDWQGAEQVRKLMPQARSIFILPPSLQALHQRLTNRGQDSDEIIDGRMREAVSEMSHYVDYDYLIINDDFAHALDDLKAIFRSNQLQQKRQQQRFGKLLAELLG
- the rpoZ gene encoding DNA-directed RNA polymerase subunit omega: MARVTVEDCLEHVDNRFELVMLSTKRARQLATGGKEPKVAWENDKPTVVALREIAEGLIDYAAIAEAEIVEDEPLFAAFEDESNEAV
- the spoT gene encoding bifunctional GTP diphosphokinase/guanosine-3',5'-bis pyrophosphate 3'-pyrophosphohydrolase, encoding MPSIDALADRLSTYLGTDQVNLVRRAYFYAEQAHDGQRRRSGEAYVTHPLAVANILADMHMDHQSLMAAMLHDVIEDTGIAKEALSAQFGETVAELVDGVSKLTQMNFETKAEAQAENFQKMAMAMARDIRVILVKLADRLHNMRTLEVLSGEKRRRIAKETLEIYAPIANRLGMHSIRIEFEDLGFKAMHPMRSARIYQAVKRARGNRKEIVNKIEESLSHCLAIDGIQGEVSGRQKHLYGIYKKMRGKRRAFNEIMDVYAFRIIVDKVDTCYRVLGAVHNLYKPLPGRFKDYIAIPKANGYQSLHTTLFGMHGVPIEIQIRTREMEEMANNGIAAHWLYKSSGDEQPKGTHARARQWVKGVLEMQQRAGNSLEFIESVKIDLFPDEVYVFTPKGRIMELPKGSTAVDFAYAVHTDVGNSCIACRINRRLAPLSEPLQSGSTVEIVSAPGARPNPAWLNFVVTGKARTHIRHALKLQRRSESISLGERLLNKVLNGFDSSLEKIPAERIQAILQEYRLELIEDLLEDIGLGNRMAYVVARRLLGEGEQLPSPEGPLAIRGTEGLVLSYAKCCTPIPGDPIVGHLSAGKGMVVHLDNCRNISEIRHNPEKCIQLSWAKDVTGEFNVELRVELEHQRGLIALLASSVNAADGNIEKISMDERDGRISVVQLVVSVHDRVHLARVIKKLRALTGVIRITRMRA
- a CDS encoding RidA family protein; its protein translation is MTKTVITSEKAPAAIGTYSQAIKAGNTVYMSGQIPLDPKTMELVEGFEAQTVQVFENLKSVAEAAGGSFKDIVKLNIFLTDLSHFAKVNEIMGKYFQQPYPARAAIGVAALPKGAQVEMDAILVIE
- a CDS encoding NAD-dependent epimerase/dehydratase family protein; translated protein: MSSPSVLIAGCGDVGSRLATQLLAEQWRVYGLRRTVSRLPQGVIGVAGDLFSEQCPKDWPQAPLDYLVYCAAATEHDEAGYRAAYVEGLQRVLSWLKQHGQQPKRLLFVSSSSVYEQKGGEWVDENSPALASGYSGRLMLEAEQVALNSGLPATRVRLTGIYGPGREWLLTQVRRGYRVAIDPPLYGNRIHADDAAGLLAFLLEADRRGAALDDCYIGVDDAPAPLAEVVGWLREYLGVTEWADDASVRRTGSKRCSNARARALGWVPRYLSYRQGYAAILQGQG